A part of Paraliobacillus zengyii genomic DNA contains:
- a CDS encoding metallophosphoesterase family protein: protein MEKDSVIAIIADIHGNSAALKAVLDDIEKDKQIEHIICLGDLIGIGHETNKVLELLFSREDISFVMGNHDEEVLKIIDGKEPESVGEEREHHEWIASRLDVQYIPKLRSIAKKHTEKLDEINFLFLHYHLNEKDEFLQIDNQPSTKRLEEIYEGTDYDVVCFGHHHAIHHFKSKNRLYVNPNSLGCTPKAFVPYSKLQIGKSGAIDVSFLEVPYDNKEFLLAYEQLNVPAKDIILKVFHGEQHLNYM from the coding sequence ATGGAAAAAGATAGTGTAATAGCTATTATTGCAGATATTCATGGTAATAGTGCTGCGTTGAAAGCCGTTTTAGATGATATAGAAAAAGATAAACAAATAGAACATATTATTTGTCTTGGTGATTTAATAGGCATAGGTCACGAAACTAATAAGGTACTAGAATTGTTGTTTTCTCGTGAAGATATATCTTTTGTAATGGGAAATCATGATGAAGAAGTATTGAAGATAATCGACGGTAAAGAGCCAGAAAGTGTCGGAGAGGAAAGAGAACATCACGAATGGATTGCCTCTAGATTGGATGTACAATATATCCCTAAATTGCGAAGTATCGCAAAAAAGCATACGGAGAAATTAGACGAAATAAATTTTCTGTTTTTACATTATCATTTGAATGAAAAAGATGAATTTTTGCAGATTGATAATCAACCAAGTACAAAAAGACTTGAAGAGATCTATGAAGGAACTGATTATGATGTTGTTTGTTTTGGACATCATCACGCCATTCATCATTTTAAATCAAAAAATAGACTGTATGTAAATCCAAACTCTCTAGGTTGTACACCAAAGGCATTTGTACCTTATAGTAAATTACAAATAGGTAAATCTGGTGCAATTGATGTTTCTTTTCTAGAAGTGCCATATGATAATAAGGAATTTTTGCTAGCCTACGAGCAGTTAAATGTTCCTGCTAAAGATATTATTTTAAAAGTTTTTCATGGAGAACAACATTTGAATTATATGTAA
- a CDS encoding phosphotransferase produces MIDIHVFEKLCEDSNLGQMVGFPLSISGGLLHKMYAIETDKGKYAVKMLNPQIMIRPDATNNFINSERIANLISKKVPAAPAKIINGNSILKIDNHFCMIFDWIKGKTLKPNTVNCSHSEKIGSLLAEIHTTDFSKLNIKKELRNNEQSIDWKNYIKKGQKANAEWVELLLENFDKLYEWTSLANKANKVLSLNLVISHRDLDPKNIIWNKDKPVLIDWESAGYINPRNCTILV; encoded by the coding sequence ATGATTGATATTCATGTGTTTGAGAAGTTATGTGAAGATTCCAATCTTGGACAAATGGTTGGGTTTCCGTTGTCAATTTCAGGGGGTCTTTTGCATAAGATGTATGCTATTGAAACAGACAAAGGAAAATATGCGGTTAAAATGTTAAATCCCCAAATTATGATAAGACCTGATGCAACGAATAACTTTATTAATTCAGAAAGAATTGCAAATTTAATATCAAAGAAAGTACCTGCTGCTCCAGCAAAAATAATAAATGGTAACTCTATTCTAAAGATAGATAATCATTTTTGTATGATTTTCGATTGGATAAAGGGAAAAACGCTTAAACCAAATACAGTTAATTGCAGTCATAGTGAAAAAATTGGTTCTCTACTCGCTGAAATACATACGACAGATTTTTCGAAACTTAACATAAAAAAAGAACTAAGAAATAATGAACAATCAATAGACTGGAAAAATTATATTAAAAAGGGCCAAAAAGCTAACGCTGAATGGGTTGAACTGTTGCTTGAAAATTTTGATAAACTTTACGAGTGGACTTCATTAGCAAACAAAGCAAATAAAGTACTCTCATTAAACTTAGTAATTAGTCATAGAGATTTAGATCCAAAAAATATTATATGGAATAAAGACAAACCAGTTTTAATTGACTGGGAGTCCGCTGGTTACATAAATCCAAGAAACTGCACTATACTGGTCTGA
- a CDS encoding transglutaminase-like domain-containing protein has product MEMICESDQLEDYLLELNEVNYSNPIIKAKIEVLFNSTQTEVEKAKVAYEFVRDEISHSWDIQGKRVTCDASDVLNYKEGICYAKSNLLAAFLRSQQIPTGFCYQRLMLFDTPEKGYSLHTLNAVYLKSFKKWIRLDARGNKTGVDAQFLIDEEKLAFSVNENYGEKDYPVIYIEPNPKTINVLKEHSDAVEMYKHHLPESI; this is encoded by the coding sequence ATGGAAATGATATGTGAGTCAGATCAATTAGAAGATTATTTACTTGAATTAAATGAAGTTAATTATTCTAATCCAATCATTAAAGCTAAAATTGAAGTGCTTTTTAATTCAACCCAAACAGAAGTTGAAAAAGCAAAAGTTGCTTATGAATTTGTACGTGATGAAATATCTCACTCTTGGGATATTCAGGGGAAAAGAGTGACTTGTGATGCTTCAGATGTTTTGAATTATAAAGAAGGAATTTGCTATGCAAAATCAAATTTATTAGCAGCTTTTTTACGATCTCAACAAATTCCAACAGGTTTCTGTTATCAACGATTGATGTTGTTTGATACGCCAGAAAAAGGATACTCGCTCCACACTTTAAATGCTGTTTATCTAAAATCTTTTAAAAAATGGATACGATTAGATGCTCGTGGAAACAAAACTGGTGTTGATGCTCAATTTTTAATAGATGAAGAAAAATTGGCTTTTTCAGTTAACGAAAATTATGGTGAAAAGGACTATCCTGTTATTTATATAGAACCAAATCCAAAAACCATAAATGTTTTAAAGGAGCATAGTGATGCAGTAGAAATGTATAAACATCATTTGCCTGAGAGTATATAG